The genomic region TTGAATTTTTCGAATTTTATTTATTCTTCGTAGTTTATAATTATCTCTTTTAATaatattacttttaaaatttatatttatattattttttaaaataatatacattATCATGTAaatttttcttaacaaacaataTTAAATTATTGTGTCGTGTTATTAATTTcagaaataaaaaatttactaatGATTAATGAAATAATTTATCGTTAATTACGGTTATACTTGTCCCAGAACACGCGTGAAAACAATgggtaagaaaaaaaaaacccaacgCCATACACTAAATGAATATATCATTGGTGTATACATACACCATGCAACTTCCAGGAAGTAGGGTAGCTTACCATGCCACCATAAaaatctagtttttttttttttttatcggtACATTCAATTGTCTTCAATGTCCACTCACTCTTTCCTGGAAAAACCTTAATCTCCACCCCACCCCCACCCCCCCTTTATATAGTCccctcctttcttcttcctcctccaCCTTCCCTATTCACTTAGCTTAACCCACAAGTTAGAACAATATCAAACCCTAAAGATGGAACTTGACATTGCAGTGGATTTCGAGGATTACTTCCCGTCGATGATGGAGAGTCTAGGAGCGGAAGGGTTCATAGGGGAGCTTTGCAACGGGTTCCGGCTGTTGATGGACTGCGAAAGAGGATTGATCACGTTCGAGAGCTTGAAGAAGAATAGCATTATGTTGGGGTTGCATGACATGAGGGACGATGAAATTATTTGCATGTTGAGCGAAGGGGATTTAGATGGAGATGGTGCTTTGAACCAGGTTGAGTTTTGTATTCTCATGCTTAGGTTAAGCCCTGGGTTAATGGATAACAACGGATCAACACAATGGGTGGAAGAATATGAtgttatataatattatatatttttgtaaattAGCTTTCCTTGCTCataatttaatttcatgtttttgatAAATTGTCGAAGTATTAGAGAATTGCAATTTGATCAATGGAATCAAAACCTTCTGCTTGGAgaagaaataaataattaattaacgtTTTTAAATCTCTACATTCGACCGGATTTCAGCTTTATTTTACTGCATATTACTCAAAATTAGCTTTATGATGTTCTCTCACTCACTCACTCACTTTTgttttaatctattttatgttttttttttcttattggaATTGGGAATTGAAAACTTTATATCTGGGTCCATTATTGTAATTATaattattgattgctgaaattgaagatttatttatctatttattattttcatttttaaaaaacttccttttaagtgaattttaatttaatttttatttgaaagatACTAATTAACCGCTTTAAcccaaaataatttaattattttcttaaaccAACCAATTTAAATCCATTTGTTTTCATAAATAAAATACAAGGATCATTTTAAGTAATTAAGGTTAGAAGGTGACTACATTTTAATCCAAATCTTATCTAATAATAATTTGGAAGATTCAAGTAATGGTGAATTAGGCATATACTTAGAGTACACAACACAACTACGGATTGCTTCCCTAAATTAGGACTAAAGTCAAAATGAAGTTTACATTGAAATTTCAGGGACTTTTAAACAGGACAAGATGAGAGAGGCTTTTGATCATTTTGATTTGATGTCGCTttcacaaaaaaagaaaaagaaaaaaagtgattACATTTGTTTTATATCAATTgatgattttctttttaaatttgagAGGAGCGTCTTAACCACATAATCATAATGTCTATTTTTGAACTTTGTTACAAAGTTTTTAACAACAATAAAATGAGTTTAACATTAAAAGGAATACATgaaaaattcaaataaatattAATGGCATCAGAAATTGAAAGGTACAGTTCATTATAATTCAAACAGTACATATAAGAGCAGACACATTTACTTTCATAtatctgattttttttttggaaaaaaatataaatttgtgtGGGTGATATATagtgtgtatatatgtatattatatatgacAAGGCAAAAGTAATTTTGTTGCTTTCAAGTTTCAACtatttgttaattaattataatGAACTGTACATCAATACATCATGAAAATCATATAAAATACATTTCGATTTTTGAATTGGGGTAAGTTTCAACTTTACTTTTTTTCCCCCCTAAAATGGTTTAATTcgttaattaaatataaatatattatattttgaaagtttaTATTCACTATCAACCCATGAATATAAGACGAGCAAAAACCATCTTTACACGGTATAATGAGTAATGATCTACTTCACATATAACCATTCTGCTCTTTCTTCTTTCCGCCCATGTCTTCCGCTATTCCAAGTGTCGTATATATGCCAAGAAATAAGCTACAAGAATTTTGTCTATCGCAGAAGAACTCTCTTTATGTGGAACTTTCTCTCTTTCCATACATCATGAAATGGTAGTGACGAGATACACCTCACGAATGGGTCAAATTTATCCCTCTCGTCCCACTAAAAAGTGTCGTCTTTCTAAtgtccatttctaatattttattcTCTCAATTCTGTGACTCTACTTGGGTTCCAATAATCTTATTTGTTTTAATGTTTGTCTCTTGTCCATTTCTTGGTACCAATGCGTTGGCCATcccaattttagaatttttaacttTATTATGTTTCAACAATTCACTTCTTGTAACTAAAATTAATAACTGTTTCGAGAATCGATCTTAGTGAAGTTcgataaatttaaaaatagtcAGATAAACTGTATTCAAAAGGAACCACTTTTGATATTAAAGATGGAAATCATTGAGGTAGTTGTGGATGTGAAGAATGTGGAAAAGAACCACATTGTAAATATAACCAAAAACAGAAAATatgaattattattaattatttgaaatagaaataagtCGGATTATGTAATGCGATAATTAGAAATTTTGACTGAAATTTGAAAAGGGAATTCAGCAATTAAAATCCTTCTAAAATTAtccacaaattttaaaattcttctaTATATTTACTCAAATAAGCAAAttcttattttagaattttaaaaatattaatataaatgatATGAGTGCCACAAATTCCTCACTCAAACacattcttaatgatttttatttatcaaatattatcatttttttaGTTGATTCTAACATCAATTATGGCTTTCTTAAATGTTGATTTAtttgttattatgttttaattcTATAACCGTGAAatcttaataactttaaaaatttataagaaGGCTAACTTTTAAATGTATGAAAAGTATAAAGATTTAGAGcatatttcaatcaatataataataaatgaagaatgaaataataataaatgatatATAATGTACTACTACTATTacatataactattattataatagAGATTATAATAAAAGGTAGATTTAAATATAAAACTGGTACCCGAATTTATCCACTTCTACCTTATTAATATTTATGGTTTTTTTCTGTCCTAGATTGGTACCCGAACATTATTTCCGTCAACTAAATTGGTACCCGAATCTAACgctgttaattttttattaacatGGCAGCGCTGGCCAATCGAGCGTCGTCACATGGCATCCTCTTgtacctttttttctttttctttttgtttcttttttattttcccttattttatttccttttttcttttcatttcttatCTTTCTTTTTCTAGCCCTACTTCTACACTTCTACACTTCTACActtcttcatctttcttctttctttcttctatcaAAAGGTAACTCCTCAAAACCCGACCAAGGAGTTTTGACCGTATTTCAGAAGTCACATTGTTTAAttctaaatttctctttaaaagtCAATCTTTTTGTATGTttaacaaaatttaataaaaactaAACCTATGCTTTGCAATTAGTGTTTAATTAACATTAAAAACAAgtcaaaaataaatcaaattagtaTTCCCTGAACAGTTCCAAAATGCGTCAGATTTTGGTAATCATAACCCAAAATTTCAAACCAGTGTTATAgcaaaaaattatgttttttactttttaatagaAGACCATAGGTCATTTCTCAAAAATGTATGAACCTTGGAGCAGTAGCAGAGAGCTTAGTTAAAAATTGTGCGAGTAACGTTCAAAATGTTGTTCAAAACCGAAAACACATAATTTGACGAAAAATCCAAACTCGAACCCATACCATAGTTTTTATAATAGCCttacaaataatttttaaataaagcaTACTAAACTTAAGGAAATCTTATTTAAACCAAATCAACACCAAAAAGTTTCTGAGACCTCCGATGTGCCGAGTCCGAAGCTTAAACTCGTGAATTACCTGAAAGAGAAAAACTAAAGGGATGAGTTACACGAGTTCAGTGTGAGTCCGGAACATAagtaaatggtagaaatagagcAGCACAACAAATATTTAAGAAACATACTTATACAAAAAATATACGAAATTCCCAAGCTAGCAACCCATTTACGAATTTTATTTCCACTAACAAATGGTACGCAAacatattatttagtattcactCTGTCAATCATATTTTCAGATGTGTAATGAATGTATAGATCAAAAACCCACACAACTAACCAAACACCACTCCaaccaccctacacaccacaattGGGCTATGGTAGGCCCATCCACCTTACACACCACAAAGGGCTATTATAGGCTCGTCCACCCTACACACAACAGTAGTGGGTCTCAGCCACTCAAATAGAGATATGCAGCTGAGccgacatatatatatatatatatatatatatatatatatatatatatatatatatatacacactcaCACAATGCAGATGTATTGCTTTTAGAATAATTTTGCAATTTGATTGCTTAAAAcaaacttccttctcttcacaaccaaaACCCAAGTTTTATGCAAATGCAAAAGTATGTACACAATATACAAACAGACATATAGAAATGAACTTCCACATAACCAGAGTAATAAAACCAGAATTCACATCCCTACATTCCACTAAATGCAGCAAAACACATTTATTGCAACCAAACTTatataaataacataattaaaaacccaatatgaaatatgtgattatgaatacaACATTACATATACAAATAGAATTTCATAATTAGCCTCAACAAAATCAAGATCTCATACAATTATACAGAACTTAAACTAACACGGGATCATTTAGGGTCAAAATCGTATCAAtttgcaaaaaagaaaaaaatacagAAAAAGTAAAAAGATAaagtgataaaccataaaagcaACATATTCTAATcccatacttagcatatttttggatgatttatcatataatttagtgaattagatgctcttaatcctttaatttcatgttttttacTTAGGAGAGCATTGGGGAACAAAATGAGCAGAAAataggccaaaaacggacaaaatggGCTGATTGAAATATCCATATGGCCAAGACGAATTCCACACGAGCTGAGCACATGCCGGTGTGATACACAAGGGCtggtcacacgcccatatggcaaCCTGTGTTGATATAGCTCCCGGTTTTCCAAATATACGAAAAAagctaatttttagggtttctgagtagtctaaagtctataaatacatattagaagaAGACCTAAGGGGACACGCAGAGCAGAaagcagaaattactcgaaggaagcagTTGGAATCATCTCAGAAGCAGATCCA from Gossypium arboreum isolate Shixiya-1 chromosome 1, ASM2569848v2, whole genome shotgun sequence harbors:
- the LOC108482546 gene encoding calcium-binding protein KRP1, yielding MELDIAVDFEDYFPSMMESLGAEGFIGELCNGFRLLMDCERGLITFESLKKNSIMLGLHDMRDDEIICMLSEGDLDGDGALNQVEFCILMLRLSPGLMDNNGSTQWVEEYDVI